Genomic segment of Nostoc sphaeroides:
ATTTCGGATGTCGAAGGAGGCGAATGCCCCTGGCATAACGGAGCGGCTAACGGTCTCTTGTCCAGTTAATTGGGCTACCATTGTGAAATCCTTGTGAGGTAAGTGATGTGGTTTTACCTCCCCGGAAGATTTACCAAAGTTTTAATCAAATTTCTCTATAATCTGTTGTAGGAAGTTCTCGGAACTGCTAGGATTAGGTTATAAAGAAATTTGAATATTTAAACAAACTCTAAGGTGTCTTCTGGGACTGTTAAACAACTTGCTTCAACAAGTTGAGTCTTGGGGAGGCATTCTTTTCTTATGTATATCTGGTGACATGACACTTAGAAAAGATGGACTAAGGGTATAGTCTTATTACATAGTAAATTATCTCCGGCAAAAAAAATAATAAATATCTCAACTTTATAAAATAAAACAATTTATCTATTTTCCTCAAGCTAACACACAGCAAAGATAAAACAGGTTTTCAACTAATATTAAAAACCAGATAAATACCCCACTATATTAATACTAGTAGTGTGACTAAAAATAATTCAATTTATCTACTGGAGTCTCTGATAGGACTTACGCATTGACAGAAAAGCCAAAATAGCAGGTATAATTTTCAAGGCTTATAGCTAGATTTTTCAATGATATTTTGGCGATCGCGCCCAATCAAGGGTGATAGACAAAAGCCTGAAACAACGTATTCAGGACTTACGCATTGACAAATTAAACAAAAAATGCAGTCAGACGAATCAGCAAAAAACAGGCGATCGCTAATCACTCTCGGACTGAAAAGGTGGATAATTTACGCTGTATCTATTGAGGATATGGGCAATTAGAGTAACTACCAAGCCATCGACGGCAAAGTGTGACCTTAACACTTACACTCTGTTAATACTTTCAGAATCAAAGTATCCAGGCTGCACACGTTTAGCAGACATCATGGAAGATTTGTCACATGATAGTGTCAACAGGTTTTTGCTACGTGAGCGGTACGAACCAAAAGATATATTTGATGAAGTTAAGCTGTATATCAATTTAGTAGGTGGCACATTAAGTGCAGACGATACGGTAATTGATAAACCTCATAGTGACCCCAAATTAACAGAATTAATTGGTTATTTTTATTCGGGACGGCATCATCGTACAGTCAAGGGAATTCAGTTAATTACTTTGTATTACACGGATTTATCTGGTAAGTCCGTGCCTCTAAATTATCGCATTTATAACAAACAAGATGGTCAGACAAAAAACGATTATTTACGAGAAATGATTACTGAAGTTTTGGTTTGGGGACTAGAGCCTCAGACTGTGACTACTGACGCTTGGTATTCCAGTAATAAAAACCTGAAGTTCTTTAAAAACTCTTTAATTAGAGTTTTTAACCGGGATAGCCAAAAATCGCTTATGTTCAGTTGATGGTAAAAATTATACCCAAGTCAAAAATCTAGAAATTCCAGAAAATGGGTTAATAGTGAATCTGAAAAAGTTTGGGCAAGTTAAAGTATTTCGGAGGATTTTCAAAAACGAAATCCCCAGATATTACATTATGTATGTGCCTGAAAAAGATTCACTATTTTTAATTTCTCTCACTCAGTTTAACGAGTTACATTCCATTCATTGGGGGATTGAATGAAAACAAACGAGCCATTAAACAAGTGTGTGGAATTGAACTATTCATGGTCAGAACATCTGAGGCAATTAAAACTCACTTTTTTAGTGCTATCCGTGCCTTCACACAACTAGAATTAATGCGAACCGAAGAGTTAATTGAAAACTGGTATGAAGAAAGCGAGAAATTTGTCTCTTCAGGTGGCTCGTGACTTTATTCTGGAACATCTTGAACAAAAGGTGGGCTTGAATGCACATAGTCAGATTCCTGTCAATGCGTAAGTCCTGGTATTTACGTTGGTACACAAGATAGTTATTTTGTACAGTGCGTAAGTCCTGTCAGTTTGACTCAGTTTGAAAAATAACTGGGGTAATTTATGATGCCTAGATTTTTTGTTCGCCACTAATTTACGCGAACTACTTTTTTTGTCCAAAGTCCAATATATACATGGCATCGGATGTTTTTAGTCTTTGAACTCAATTTTCTTATCCCGGTTTTCTGTTCCATTGATACTCACACCCCAATTTGTGTCAGAAGTACGGGTATATCATCAACTCGTTCGTTTGTAATTATGGGTTCAGTTGCCATAATTCCGAACACCCCAACTTAATTTTTCAATAACTGTAATATCACGTAGTTTTAGGAAATCAGGTAAAAATTTTTCAGTGTATTTACTTACTGAGTTACTTGTCCGATGTAAATCAACATATTGAGTAAAAATAATTTTTAAAAATTACAATTTTTAAAAAAATACGTTAAAAATTACAAAACAAACAAAATTAAATATTAAAGCTTACATTCCAATGAAAATTTTATATTAAATCAACAAAATTTAAACATCAAAGCTCTCAACTGTTGTTGATTGGCTATCTTTTTGCATTTTTTATACAGATAAACTCTTTACATTCCTTACAACGTATGTTTAATTTGATTCAGTAGAGAGCAAAAGCAAATGCCTAGCTAATACTAAAAATCAACACTGAGTTAAGGTCTAAAATCATGGCAGTCGAAAAAACTAATTCTTCCTCAAGTTTGGCAGAAGTTATTGACCGTATCTTGGATAAAGGTATCGTTATAGATGCTTGGGTACGTGTTTCCCTAGTTGGTATTGAATTACTTGCAATCGAAGCTCGGATCGTCATTGCTTCTGTTGAAACCTACTTGAAATATGCAGAAGCTGTAGGCTTAACACAGTCAGCTGCTGTACCTGCTTAATTATTAAGTAGATTCTAGAATATTAAAATTACCTAATAGGTAATTATGATATTCTACTTCCGACGAGATAAATATAAACACAACAATGAGTTAGGGTCTAAAATCATGGCAGTCGAAAAAACCAATTCTTCTTCAAGCTTGGCAGAAGTTATTGACCGTATCTTGGATAAAGGTATCGTTATAGATGCTTGGGTACGTGTTTCCCTAGTTGGTATTGAATTACTTGCAATCGAAGCTCGGATCGTCATTGCTTCTGTTGAAACCTACTTGAAATATGCAGAAGCTGTAGGCTTAACACAGTCAGCTGCTGTACCTGCTTAATTATTAAGTAGATACAATCAAATTAGAATTACTAAAACCATTTCTTTGTGAAATCATCTGTGGCAGATTTCCTGGATAACTCATCTCCTTGTGTTTTTTTCTTTGCAGTTCGTTTTCATTTGTTGCACATCAGCATATCTTCATAAAGGCTTGGTAGAAGTAATTCTAATTGGTATTCTGTTCTTCGTCGATTATCTTGATACTTCTCAATCAAGATTTTTCAAAGGATAAAATACCAAGAGCAGATATTGTTCAGGGCAAACGCATCTAAAGTATAAAAATCCTTTAATGGCAAGGATTTCAGCAGTTTATAACTTAGCTGATTTTTCGCCAAGTTCCTTATACAACATGGGTTTCAGAAATCCCACTCGTTTGCCCTAACATATTGTATGAGCTACATTATCTGGATATTAATTGTCCAGTTAATGTAGTTTATTCACGATTTTAATAATATTGCGGAGAACCTCATGACGGCTTTAATAGAAAAAATCCGGCAAGAGCATCAGTCGATAGCTGAGGAAGTATCTCAACTATTTAAAGAGACTCATGAATTCTTGTCCTCTACAACAGCAGACAGACAAGAAAAAGCCAAAAAGCAAGCGCAAGAACTGCATCAGTTCCACCAAAACCTGGAGCAAACAACCCAGGAATTTCTAGCAGAAGCTGCTAAAGAAAGGTTTGCTCAAGCTAAAGCACAAGCAAAGTTTTTGCATGAGTTCTACCAAGAACTTGAGGAAACAACCCACGAGTTTCTAGCAGAAACGAAGAAAGAAAGGTTTGTTCAAGCTAAAGCACAAGCAAAGTATTTGCATGACTACTACCAAGAACTTCAGGAAGCAACCCAGGAGTTTCTAGGAGAAACAGCAAAGGAAAGAACTGAGAAAGCTAACGCCCAAAGGCAATATCTGCATGAGTTTCGTCAGAATTTGTCTGTTAGCATTTTTGGCACACTTATTCGTTAGTCAATACTCTTACCGAGGGAGTTAATACCCTTTTTCTAAATTATAACTACAGATAATTCTCTTAATTCTTGGTTGCTCACTCCTATCCATCTGTAGATTTATTTTAGAGAATTGGTAATCTGTTGGCGAACTAGATTAAATAGTAAAACCCCCTAATCTTACAGTTAAATAACTGGTCAGAAAAGGGGGCAAATTCAACAATGAGTTTAAGTGTAAAAGTTTAGATATTCTATTCTATCTATTAATTTAGTGTTACTAAGTTATCAAGTCTTAAAGTTTTTTGTTTAACTTGGTTTTTGGAATTAGCAACTATTAACTTTTGGCTTGTTAATCTATGTAACTAGAATAGCATATCAAGTTACAAATTGCAACATTCTGAGTTTTTTGTCTCGAAAAGCTATTTTTCATTATCGTAATCTATGACTATCACTGCAAATAACAATAAAAGAGCTGTTCTTCGTGTCCGTCCTGGGCAATTTGTCGTTACCCCTGCAATTGAGCAGGTAGCAATTCGGGCGTTGCGTTATCTCGCATCGGGCTTTGCTATTCACTTACGCGGGCCAGCGGGTACAGGGAAAACAACCTTAGCCATGCACTTGGCTAACTGTCTAGATAGACCAATCATGCTGATTTTCGGAGATGATGAATTTAAAAGCTCTGATTTGATTGGTAGTGAATCCGGTTACACCCATAAAAAGTTACTGGATAATTACATTCACAGCGTTCTGAAAGTCGAAGACGAATTTAAACAAAATTGGGTTGATTCTAGACTAACTCTAGCTTGTCGAGAAGGCTTAACCTTGGTCTATGACGAATTTAACCGTTCACGACCAGAAGTGAATAACGTCTTGCTCTCTGCTTTAGAAGAAAAAATTCTGACTCTTCCTCCTAGTAGTAATCAGCCAGAATACCTGCACGTTCATTCCCAATTCCGGGCTATTTTCACCTCCAACCCAGAAGAGTACTGCGGAGTCCATTCGACTCAAGATGCTTTAATGGATAGGTTGGTTACTATTAATATGCCAGAACCAGATGAGCTAACTCAAACCGAGATATTAGCTAATAAAACAGGCATCAATAGACTAGATGCTCACTTAATTGTGCAGTTGGTTAAAGCATTTCGCTTACGTACAGGTGGAGAGAAGACATCAGGATTGCGGTCTTGCTTGATGATTGCTAAGGTATGTGCGGAACACAATATTTTGGTATCACCAGAAAATTCTGATTTTCGGGAAATTTGTGCAGATGTGCTGTTCAACCGCACTAAGTGGTCTGCTAGCGAAGCTACAACGATTTTCCTAGAATTACTGAACCATATACGCGTACTGCCAGTAGAGGAATCGCAAGATAGTATCACACCAGAGAATACAGATGCGATGCTTACGGCTTTCCCGGAGCGTCTCGTTGACGTAGCCTCTCCTAAAGAAGAGAGCGAAGCGGGAGCAGAAGGCGGGTTTCCAACCATCATCGATTCTAATTTTAGCGATCTTCATCCAGAAGACCCACAACAGCCAGTTGTAGATAAACCTGTTCCCTTCGAGAAGGAAATTTATCAGTACCTACAACAGCGCAAAAGTGCAGCATTAGCTGTGATTCAAAAAGAATTCAACCTCAACCGGATCTCAACGACTAATGCTCTCAATGCTTTAGAGCAAAAAGGCTTAGTGAGTAAGAACGACCGTTTATATACCATTGAAGAGCCGAATTAATCGTGACTACTACCCCACTACACCCAACACGTCCTCAAGTTAACTCAAATCGAGTAGTTCCTACATCTACGCAAGGCTCCACCTTAGCAGATATTCTCGAAAGAGTTTTAGATAAAGGAATTGTAATTGCTGGTGACATTTCTATATCTATTGCCTCAACTGAACTGATACATATTCGGATTCGTCTGTTAATTTCTTCAGTTGATAAAGCTCGTGAAATGGGTATAAATTGGTGGGAAAATGACCCATATCTCAGCAGCAAAGCTCAACGTTTAGTTGAAGAAAACCAACAACTTCAACAACGGCTAGAAAGTTTAGAATCCCAGCTGCGTTTACTCACATCTGCAAGTGTGAAACATGAAGCTACAGTAGTAGCGAATAATCAAGACGATTTCCAGCCGATGTACGAAGTAAATGGTCAATTGGAAAAGGATTCCCAGGTTGAGGCTTAATCCATTTCTGCAAATGTCAAAGCAATCCATATTGAATTTATACCAAGATTAAATCGAATTCAAGAAATTTAGAAAAGGTAGATAGCATCATGGCAATGGTTTGTACTCCCTCTGAAAAGTCTCCTGATTTGCTACCTACCACTTCTAAAGCTAACAGCAAAGCAGGTTTAGCTCCTTTACTTTTGACCGTAGTGGAACTAGTCCGTCAGCTGATGGAAGCACAAGTAATTCGGCGCATGGAACAAAACTCTCTCAGCGAATCTGATTTAGAACGAGCAGGCGAAAGTTTGCAAAAGCTAGAAGAACAAGTTTTAAACTTGTGTGAGATTTTTGAGATTGAACCAGCAGACTTGAATATAAATTTAGGAGATGTTGGTACTCTTTTGCCATCACCCGGATCTTATTATCCAGGTGAGATTGGGAATCAACCTTCTATACTAGAACTACTAGACCGTCTATTAAACACCGGAATTGTTGTGGACGGTGAAGTAGATTTAGGTATAGCTCAACTCAATCTCATTCATGCTAAGTTGCGGTTAGTTTTAACATCGAGACCGTTGTAATTACAAATAAGACTTACACAACTGGCACACTAGAACAAGAATAGAGGTGGTCAATAGTCCACAATCAAAAATTAAATTAACTTGGACTCTTAACTCTTGATATCCTCATCAATAAATCTTTAATACTTGCGTAAATTCTGATAATTTCTTTAGTTGGAGTATTCTTTAGCATTATGACATTTGGTCTTTATCTCTACGGTATTTTTCCTGAGCCAATTCCAGAAACAGTTGCTCTTAAAGGATTAGATTCTCAACCTGTCTATAGTCAAGTAATTGATGGATTTACTTTTTTATATTCAGAGGCACAACATGAAAAATATTTAGCTTCCCGACGAAATTTAATCAACCATGAAAAGGTTCTAGAACAAGCTATGCAAGCTGGATTTAGAACCTTACTGCCTTTACGTTTTGGATTAGTTGTGAAAGATTGGGAAACAGTAGTTACGCAACTGCTTCAACCGTATAAAGAGCAGTTACGAGAGCTATTCCAAAAATTAGCTGGGCGCCGAGAGGTCAGCGTTAAGATTTTTTGGGACAGCAAATCTGAATTACAAGCGTTGATGGAGTCTCATCAAGACTTGAAACAGAAGCGAGACCAAATGGAAGGAAAGGCATTAAGTATGGAGGAGGTAATTCACATTGGACAATTAATTGAAAATAATTTAGCAAGTCGCAAGGAATCGATAATTCAAGCCTTTTTTGATGAGTTAAAACCATTGGCAGATGAGATTATCGAAAATGACCCAATGACAGAAGACATGATTTATAACGTTGCCTTTTTGATTCCTTGGGAACAAGAACCTGTATTTAGCGAACAAGTCGAAGCGATTGATCAAAAATTTGGTGAACGTTTACGCATTCGCTATAACAACTTTACTGCACCTTATACTTTTGCTCAAATTGCTTCATAGGAGTCAAGATTATGCTAGGGAAAATCTTACTATTACCAGTCATGGGCCCAATTAGTGGACTTATGTGGATTGGAGAACAAATTCAAGAGCGGACTAATACTGAATTTAACGATCAAGAAAATCTCCATAAACAATTATTAAGTCTGCAATTAAAGTTTGATATGGGAGAATTTTCTGAAGAAGAATTTGATGCTCAAGAAGAAGAACTTCTTTTGAAAATTCAAGCTTTGGAATTGGAAGAACAGTCTCGTCTGGCTCTAGAGGCTGAAGAAGATGAAGAAGATTATTCAGTGCAATCTGAGTTTATAGATGTATCTCAAGAAAATAAAGTTTACCAAGAGCAAGGCGTATTTGTAAAAGAATATGAAGGCAATGAAAATCTAGTTTTATCACCATAATAAGTAGTTCTCATGAGCTGTATATACTTATAAAGGATGAAAAAGCTAGAGGCTAAAGGTGATAAATTAGGTTTTTTATTCACCCCTGGATACTAAGCTTATGACTACAAAATTTGATTTATTTACCCCTAGCTAGTTAATCTATAAAATTAAACAATTAATAACCCGCTCTCGCGGGTTAGTTGTTTAATTTTTGTTCTTAATTTCAACTAATTTGGCAAGGTTTAAGAGCTTAGTATTCAATATCAAAAGCCCGATAGGTATTAGTTTCAACAAATATTTTTGGACGCGCTACTGGAGGAACTTCTGACTCAGCATCACGTAAATGCTTAATATTATTTTCTGTCGTATCTATCTGGTTTTGGAGTGTAGATAAACGTTTTGTAAGTAGCACTTTTCGCTGCTCAATAAAAGCTAATTCTTGCTTAATTCTTTGTTTTTCTGTGATTAGCTTATAAAGCTCTAGTTGATTAGATGCCTCAGATTGATTGCGAGGCATGGTGCTAATTTTAGGTCTGATGATTCCTTGGTTACGAATTTTTCTCATGGTGTTAACCTGGATATTTGATAGCATTATAACTAAGATTTTAATAATGTAAATAGTTTGATAAATTTCAGCAGTTTTTTTTATTTTTATGCCAAAATGATTATTTTAGTTACTGTGGGTTATATTTCTTAGTTTTTTATCTGGTTAAAATCATGCGATCGCAGAATTTCTACACTTACGCATTTTTCAATACTCCTGATTTCCCTGTGAATTTGCCATCTGGCAATCTTGGTGAATTAGTCTTAATTAATGGCAAGAATATTTCAGCTGTTGTAGAACCTGGAATATCTGTGGAATCAAGCCAAAATGACGATGACCAAGTCATAAAAATGGTTTTAGCTCACGATCGAGTTATCTGTGAGCTATCTCGTCAGATGACAGTTTTACCTTTGCGTTTTGGCACTTATTTTATTTCTGAAGATACATTGCTAAATCATATAGAATCCCATGCTCAGGAGTATCAAGAGAAACTAAATAACATTCAGGGAAAAAACGAATATACTTTAAAGGTCATTCCCCATAAAGTTGAAGAACTTGCCAAGCCATCTGGGGCAAATGGAAAAGATTATTTTTTAGCTAAGAAACAGTACTATGAACAGCAAAAAAGCTTTTTTGCTGCCCAAAACCAGGAAAAATATCATCTGATTAATTTAATTACAGAAACTTATCAATCATCTGCGATCATTCAAGATCGTGCAGAAGAAGTACGGTTTCATCTTTTAGTTGATCGTTATGATAAAGCTTTACTTTTAGAACAAGTATTAAGTTGGCAAGAAAAATGCCCTCATTGGAATTTAATCTTGGGAGAACCTCTTCCTCCTTATCACTTTATTTAATTATTACTCACCAGTTTTTTTTCAGGTAATTTTTAATTATGAACTACTATGATTCATTGCATCTAGTTATGTTTAGTGGCAAGGGTGGAGTTGGTAAAACTACCATTTCTTGCAGTTTTGCACGTTATTGGGCGCGAAAGTTCCCTGAAGAAAAAATTCTGTTAATTTCTACAGATCCTGCACATTCTTTAGGTGATGTATTGCAATCAGAAGTTAAAGATATTGCTTTACCAATAACAGATTTACCGAACTTGAGCGTTCAGGCGCTGGATGCTCAAAAACTATTGTTGGAATTTAAAGCAAAATACAGCTATTTTTTAGAAATGCTGGTAGAACGTGGCAGTTTAGCTGATGGAGGCGATTTAGCACCAGTATGGGATTTAAACTGGCCTGGTTTAAATGAATTAATGGGATTGCTAGAAATTGAACGTTTGCTGTCTGAAAAAAAGGTAGACCGTGTAGTTATAGACATGGCTCCTTCTGGACATACTTTAAGTTTATTAGGCTTAAAAGATTTTTTAGATGTTATTTTAAATTCCTTAGAATTATTTCAAGAAAAACATAGAGTAATCACCACAACTTTTTCAGGGAGTTATACGGCTGATGAAGTCGATAACTTTTTAGTAGAAATGAAAACCGAATTAGCAGAAGGCAGACGCTTACTGCAAGATGAAAAATTTACAGGTTGTTTGGTGGTAGGTATTTCTGAACCCATGTGTTTTTTAGAAACTGAGCGGTTTTTAAATAGTTTAGAAACTTTAGAAGTTCCTTATGCTGGATTATTCATCAATCGAATTTTGCTAAATTCGGAGCTAGAGCCAGACCGTTATGCTGAACAGCAAAATCTACTTAAAAAATACTTAGAACTTAGCCCTAATCACCCTGTTTTTATCTTACCGCAGCAGAGGGTAGAACCCTTGGGCGAGGTGGCTTTAGATTCTCTAGCATCCCAAATTAAACAAATAGAAAGTGTTGAACTTGCTCCACCACCACTTATTCAATGGCCTGCCAAAGTTTTACCTAGCTTTCATGATTTTCTCAATGAAGGATGCCAATTAATTATTGTTGGCGGTAAAGGAGGTGTAGGTAAAACAACAGTAGGGGCTGCCATAGCTTGGGCTTCTTCCCAACAACATCCAGATAAAAATATTCGGGTTATTTCTATAGACCCAGCGCATTCTTTAGGAGATGCTTTTGGAACAAATCTAGGACATGAGCCTATATCTTTAGCATCTAATTTGAGTGGGCAAGAAATTGATGCTCATCAAGTTTTAGAAAAATTCCGCGTAGATTATCTTTGGGAATTAGCGGATATGATTAGTGGTGAAGGTTCGCAAACAGATACAACAATTAATGTTGCTTATGTTCCAGAGGCATGGCGGCAGATTATGTCTCAAGCTTTACCAGGTATTGATGAGATGCTAGCCCTAATTACTGTGATGGATTTATTAGACAGTAAGCAGCAAGATTTAATTATTTTAGATACAGCACCAACTGGTCATCTTCTCCAATTTTTAGAAATGCCATCGGCTTTAGGTGATTGGTTATCTTGGATATTTAAATTGTGGATCAAATATCAAGATGTTTTGGGTAGAGTTGATTTTATTGGACGCTTACGACATTTACGCCAACAAGTTGTACAAGCACAAAAGAAGTTAAAAAATCCTCAACATACTCAATTTATTGGTGTAATTCAGTCGGAATTTGCAATAATATCGGAACACATCCGCTTAACAGAGTCTCTAAAAAATATGGGTGTTAATCAGCGTTATGTAGTTCAGAACCGCTACAGTCGAGAGGTACAAATTGATGGCAGTCTATTTCCAGAGCAAACTATGATTCGCCTACCTAGTTTACCCCGTTCTGTGGAGCCGATAGCCCGGATTCAAGGAGCGGCAAATCTTTTATTTGAAGTCGAGGAATTGACTAAGAATAAAAGATGAATAGGGCAAAAGTAAAGTAGATTTTTGGAGTTATTGTATGAGTGATTTATTCAAGGGATTTGAACAGTTAATTGAATTAGTTAAGACTTTAGAAGAAAAAGTAGAAAAGGGAGAAATTAAGACGGATTTTCAGATTAACTCCCGTTCTATGGGCAATATTCCTCGGTCTGGGAATATGCCGCGTCCTAATAATATGGCTAACGATATTGGCACAAGCCGTATCCGCACCCAACCCTCTCCTAATTCTGATGCAGGGAATGCAGCTGCACCTGACATTGTTCCACCACCTGATGCCCCTTCTGGTAATGCTTTGAAAGATATCGGGGGACTTAATGAGATTCTCAAAGAACTCAAAGAACTAATTGCTATTCCCTTAAAACGCCCTGATTTGCTAGCTAAACTGGGGCTAGAACCAACCAGGGGTGTACTTTTAGTTGGGCCTCCTGGTACTGGTAAAACCCTGACTGCGCGTGCTTTAGCTGAAGAACTCGGCGTTAATTACATTGCTATTGTGGGGCCGGAAATCATCGGTAAATACTACGGTGAAGCCGAGCAAAGACTGCGCGGCATTTTTGAGAAAGCTGCTAAGAATGCTCCCTGTATTATCTTCATTGATGAAATCGATAGCCTAGCTCCAGACCGCAATTCTGTAGAAGGTGAGGTGGAAAAACGCGTTGTGGCTCAACTATTGGGTCTGATGGATGGTTTTTCTCACAGTCAAGGTGTGATTGTTCTGGCTGCGACGAACCGCCCCGACCATCTTGACCCAGCTTTGCGTCGTCCTGGAAGATTTGACCGCGAAGTTCAGTTTCGGATTCCAGATGTTAAAGGACGCAGAGATATTCTGGAAATTCTCACCCGTGCGATGCCTTTGGATGAAACGGTTAACCTGGATGTCATTGCTGAAGGGGCTGTAGGATTTGTGGGAGCGGACTTGAAAGCTGTTTGTCAAAAAGCTGCTTACATAGCCTTGCGTCGGCAAATTCCTTCGATTGAAGGACAAATCCCTGAAAATATGACGGTTAGCCAAGCTGACTTTTTACAAGGACTCAAAGAAATTAAACCGGCTGTGTTGCGGAGTGTGGAAGTGGAAGTTCCACATATCGCTTGGGAAGATATTGGCGGTTTGGATAAGATTAAGGAAACTCTACGGGAATCAGTAGAAGGGGCGCTACTGTATCCAGAACTTTATCTGCAAACTAAAGCACTAGCACCCAAAGGAATCTTATTGTGGGGGCCACCAGGAACGGGTAAGACTTTATTGGCCAAAGCTGTCGCTTCCCAAGCCAAGGCTAATTTTATTAGTGTCAACGGCCCAGAATTACTCACCCGTTGGGTAGGAGCCAGCGAACAAGCTGTGCGCGAGTTATTTGCTAAGGCGCGTCAGGCGGAGCCTTGTGTAGTATTTATTGATGAAATTGATACTTTAGCGCCAGCACGCGGCAGTTACAATGGTGACTCGGGAGTGAGCGATCGCGTAGTCGGTCAATTGCTTACTGAGTTAGATGGTATAGAAGTGGGAAGCACTATCTTGGTAATTGGGGCGACGAATCGACCTGATGCCCTAGACCCAGCTTTGTTACGAGCTGGACGCTTGGATTTACAGATGAAGGTAGATTTACCAGATTTAGCTAGTCGCTTGGCAATTCTGCAAGTCCATAGTCAAGGACGACCCCTTCAGGATGTGGATTTAAACTATTGGGCAGAGATGACTCAAGACTGGAATGGTGCAGATTTAACTTTACTGTGCAATCAAGCTGCGGTAGAAGCAATTCGGCGTTTCCGCTCCCAAGGATTGACAGAGCCAACTGAAATCAGGATTACTACTGATGATTTCAATTATGCTTATCAAGTTCTAACTCAACAGCGTTCAGATTAATTTTTTGGCAATCGGCATCACCGTGCCAAAACGGGAAAA
This window contains:
- a CDS encoding AAA family ATPase — encoded protein: MSDLFKGFEQLIELVKTLEEKVEKGEIKTDFQINSRSMGNIPRSGNMPRPNNMANDIGTSRIRTQPSPNSDAGNAAAPDIVPPPDAPSGNALKDIGGLNEILKELKELIAIPLKRPDLLAKLGLEPTRGVLLVGPPGTGKTLTARALAEELGVNYIAIVGPEIIGKYYGEAEQRLRGIFEKAAKNAPCIIFIDEIDSLAPDRNSVEGEVEKRVVAQLLGLMDGFSHSQGVIVLAATNRPDHLDPALRRPGRFDREVQFRIPDVKGRRDILEILTRAMPLDETVNLDVIAEGAVGFVGADLKAVCQKAAYIALRRQIPSIEGQIPENMTVSQADFLQGLKEIKPAVLRSVEVEVPHIAWEDIGGLDKIKETLRESVEGALLYPELYLQTKALAPKGILLWGPPGTGKTLLAKAVASQAKANFISVNGPELLTRWVGASEQAVRELFAKARQAEPCVVFIDEIDTLAPARGSYNGDSGVSDRVVGQLLTELDGIEVGSTILVIGATNRPDALDPALLRAGRLDLQMKVDLPDLASRLAILQVHSQGRPLQDVDLNYWAEMTQDWNGADLTLLCNQAAVEAIRRFRSQGLTEPTEIRITTDDFNYAYQVLTQQRSD